One Phaseolus vulgaris cultivar G19833 chromosome 4, P. vulgaris v2.0, whole genome shotgun sequence DNA window includes the following coding sequences:
- the LOC137836950 gene encoding probable galacturonosyltransferase 13 isoform X2, giving the protein MQLHFSPSMRSITILSNNGIIDLMKIKVAACHISYRTLFHTILILAFLLPFVFILTALVTLEDCLGRRLGPRLLGRVDDSSKILVRDFYKILNEVKTGEVPPALDMPDSFEQLVTDMKSNQYDAKTFAFMLRGMMEKFERDTREAKFAELMNKHFAASSVPKGIHCLTLRLTDEYSSNALARKQLPPPELLPTLSDNSYHHFIVSTDNILAASVVVSSTVQSSNTPDKIVFHVITDKKTYAGMHSWFALNPVTPAIVEVRGIHQFDWLTRENVPVLEAIENQNGIRNYYHGSNFARNNLSDTNPQKYASKLQARSPKYISLLNHLRIYLPELFPNLDKVVFMDDDVVVQHDLSLLWEINLNGKVNGAVETCRGDDEWVMSKHFKNYFNFSHPLVAQHLDPDECAWAYGMNVFDLRAWRSTNIRETYHTWLKENLRSNLTMWKLGTLPPALIAFRGHVHPIDHTWHMLGLGYQNKTDIESLNKAAVIHYNGQSKPWLQIGFEHLRPFWTKYVNYSNYFVRNCHILDS; this is encoded by the exons ATGCAGCTTCACTTCTCGCCTAGCATGAGAAGCATCACGATATTGAGCAACAATGGGATTATTGACTTGATGAAGATCAAGGTAGCAGCTTGCCACATTTCCTATCGAACCCTCTTCCACACCATCCTCATCCTTGCTTTTTTGTTGCCCTTTGTCTTCATTCTCACCGCTCTTGTTACTCTTGAAG ATTGTTTAGGTAGGCGTTTGGGACCAAGGCTTCTTGGTAGGGTTGATGATTCATCg AAGATATTAGTTAGAGACTTTTACAAGATCCTCAACGAAGTAAAGACTGGGGAAGTTCCACCTGCTCTAGACATGCCAGATTCGTTTGAGCAATTGGTTACTGATATGAAGAGCAATCAATATGATGCAAAAACATTTGCATTCATGTTAAGGGGAATG ATGGAGAAATTTGAGAGAGATACCAGAGAAGCTAAATTTGCAGAGTTGATGAATAAACACTTTGCAGCAAGTTCAGTTCCTAAAGGAATTCATTGTCTGACTTTGCGTTTGACAGATGAATATTCCTCAAATGCCCTTGCACGCAAACAACTGCCTCCGCCAGAGTTACTACCTACACTGTCTGACAACTCTTACCACCATTTTATCGTTTCAACTGATAACATCTTGGCTGCTTCTGTAGTTGTTAGTTCTACTGTGCAGTCATCTAACACACCTGACAAAATAGTCTTCCATGTCATCACCGACAAAAAAACTTATGCCGGTATGCACTCATGGTTTGCACTAAATCCCGTCACTCCTGCTATAGTTGAAGTCAGAGGCATTCACCAGTTTGATTGGTTGACGAGAGAAAATGTTCCAGTACTTGAAGCCATAGAAAATCAAAATGGGATCAGAAATTACTACCACGGGAGTAATTTTGCCAGAAACAATCTCAGTGATACCAATCCACAGAAATATGCCTCAAAATTGCAGGCTAGAAGTCCAAAGTATATATCTTTACTCAACCATCTCCGCATTTACTTACCTGAG CTTTTTCCAAACCTTGACAAGGTGGTTTTTATGGATGATGATGTTGTGGTTCAACATGACTTGTCTCTGCTTTGGGAAATTAATCTGAATGGAAAAGTTAATGGAGCTGTGGAAACTTGCAGAGGCGATGACGAGTGGGTAATGTCTAAGCATTTTAAGAACTACTTCAATTTTTCCCACCCCCTCGTTGCACAACATTTGGACCCTGATGAGTGTGCTTGGGCTTATGGGATGAATGTCTTTGATCTGCGTGCATGGAGATCAACAAACATTAGAGAGACATATCATACCTGGCTGAAAGAG AATCTGAGGTCGAACCTGACGATGTGGAAGCTTGGAACTCTTCCCCCTGCTTTGATTGCATTTAGAGGTCATGTTCACCCTATTGACCACACTTGGCACATGCTTGGCTTGGGTTATCAGAACAAAACCGATATTGAGAGTTTGAACAAGGCTGCTGTTATTCATTACAACGGACAGTCAAAACCTTGGTTGCAAATTGGCTTTGAACATCTTAGGCCATTTTGGACCAAGTATGTCaattattcaaattattttgttaGAAATTGTCACATCTTGGATTCATAG
- the LOC137836950 gene encoding probable galacturonosyltransferase 13 isoform X1, whose translation MQLHFSPSMRSITILSNNGIIDLMKIKVAACHISYRTLFHTILILAFLLPFVFILTALVTLEGANKCSSFDCLGRRLGPRLLGRVDDSSKILVRDFYKILNEVKTGEVPPALDMPDSFEQLVTDMKSNQYDAKTFAFMLRGMMEKFERDTREAKFAELMNKHFAASSVPKGIHCLTLRLTDEYSSNALARKQLPPPELLPTLSDNSYHHFIVSTDNILAASVVVSSTVQSSNTPDKIVFHVITDKKTYAGMHSWFALNPVTPAIVEVRGIHQFDWLTRENVPVLEAIENQNGIRNYYHGSNFARNNLSDTNPQKYASKLQARSPKYISLLNHLRIYLPELFPNLDKVVFMDDDVVVQHDLSLLWEINLNGKVNGAVETCRGDDEWVMSKHFKNYFNFSHPLVAQHLDPDECAWAYGMNVFDLRAWRSTNIRETYHTWLKENLRSNLTMWKLGTLPPALIAFRGHVHPIDHTWHMLGLGYQNKTDIESLNKAAVIHYNGQSKPWLQIGFEHLRPFWTKYVNYSNYFVRNCHILDS comes from the exons ATGCAGCTTCACTTCTCGCCTAGCATGAGAAGCATCACGATATTGAGCAACAATGGGATTATTGACTTGATGAAGATCAAGGTAGCAGCTTGCCACATTTCCTATCGAACCCTCTTCCACACCATCCTCATCCTTGCTTTTTTGTTGCCCTTTGTCTTCATTCTCACCGCTCTTGTTACTCTTGAAGGTGCCAACAAGTGCTCCTCTTTTG ATTGTTTAGGTAGGCGTTTGGGACCAAGGCTTCTTGGTAGGGTTGATGATTCATCg AAGATATTAGTTAGAGACTTTTACAAGATCCTCAACGAAGTAAAGACTGGGGAAGTTCCACCTGCTCTAGACATGCCAGATTCGTTTGAGCAATTGGTTACTGATATGAAGAGCAATCAATATGATGCAAAAACATTTGCATTCATGTTAAGGGGAATG ATGGAGAAATTTGAGAGAGATACCAGAGAAGCTAAATTTGCAGAGTTGATGAATAAACACTTTGCAGCAAGTTCAGTTCCTAAAGGAATTCATTGTCTGACTTTGCGTTTGACAGATGAATATTCCTCAAATGCCCTTGCACGCAAACAACTGCCTCCGCCAGAGTTACTACCTACACTGTCTGACAACTCTTACCACCATTTTATCGTTTCAACTGATAACATCTTGGCTGCTTCTGTAGTTGTTAGTTCTACTGTGCAGTCATCTAACACACCTGACAAAATAGTCTTCCATGTCATCACCGACAAAAAAACTTATGCCGGTATGCACTCATGGTTTGCACTAAATCCCGTCACTCCTGCTATAGTTGAAGTCAGAGGCATTCACCAGTTTGATTGGTTGACGAGAGAAAATGTTCCAGTACTTGAAGCCATAGAAAATCAAAATGGGATCAGAAATTACTACCACGGGAGTAATTTTGCCAGAAACAATCTCAGTGATACCAATCCACAGAAATATGCCTCAAAATTGCAGGCTAGAAGTCCAAAGTATATATCTTTACTCAACCATCTCCGCATTTACTTACCTGAG CTTTTTCCAAACCTTGACAAGGTGGTTTTTATGGATGATGATGTTGTGGTTCAACATGACTTGTCTCTGCTTTGGGAAATTAATCTGAATGGAAAAGTTAATGGAGCTGTGGAAACTTGCAGAGGCGATGACGAGTGGGTAATGTCTAAGCATTTTAAGAACTACTTCAATTTTTCCCACCCCCTCGTTGCACAACATTTGGACCCTGATGAGTGTGCTTGGGCTTATGGGATGAATGTCTTTGATCTGCGTGCATGGAGATCAACAAACATTAGAGAGACATATCATACCTGGCTGAAAGAG AATCTGAGGTCGAACCTGACGATGTGGAAGCTTGGAACTCTTCCCCCTGCTTTGATTGCATTTAGAGGTCATGTTCACCCTATTGACCACACTTGGCACATGCTTGGCTTGGGTTATCAGAACAAAACCGATATTGAGAGTTTGAACAAGGCTGCTGTTATTCATTACAACGGACAGTCAAAACCTTGGTTGCAAATTGGCTTTGAACATCTTAGGCCATTTTGGACCAAGTATGTCaattattcaaattattttgttaGAAATTGTCACATCTTGGATTCATAG
- the LOC137836956 gene encoding biotin carboxyl carrier protein of acetyl-CoA carboxylase 2, chloroplastic-like, which translates to MASFSVPCPKCPSTSSPSFGFKSQQLPFQTGFSFKPFPSFRSLFAESASSRIQCPDRKQFPVLKAAKVENSNSNSAPATVKGPNVASSKEKEVLNGKHSGSTTADQASVTAFLSQVSNLIKLVDSKDIVELQLEQSDCELLIRKKEALQPPPAPASPPPMHYATFPPAAAAPAAAPASSSPPKALPALPSPGKASSSSHPPQKSPIAGTFYRSPGPGEPPFVKVGDKVKKGQVICIIEAMKMMNEIEADQSGTITEILIEDAKPISLDTPLFVIVP; encoded by the exons ATGGCCTCATTCTCGGTCCCCTGCCCCAAGTGCCCTTCTACTTCTTCACCCTCTTTTGGGTTCAAATCCCAACAGCTTCCATTTCAAACTGGGTTCAGCTTCAAGCCTTTTCCATCATTCAGATCTTTGTTTGCTGAATCTGCATCATCTAGGATTCAG TGTCCTGACAGGAAGCAATTTCCTGTTCTGAAG GCTGCTAAAGTTGAAAATTCTAATTCTAATTCTGCCCCTGCAACGGTCAAAGGACCTAATGTTGCTtcatcaaaagaaaaagaagtgcttAATGGAAAACACTCTGGGAGCACTACTGCAGATCAAGCTTCAGTTACAGcattcttatctcaagtttcaAATCTTATAAA ACTTGTTGATTCAAAAGATATTGTGGAACTTCAACTTGAGCAATCAGATTGTGAGCTCTTGATAAGAAAGAAAGAAGCACTGCAGCCTCCACCAGCCCCAGCATCACCACCTCCAATGCACTATGCCACATTCCCACCAGCAGCAGCAGCACCAGCAGCTGCTCCTGCTAGCTCCTCGCCTCCAAAAGCACTGCCTGCCTTGCCTTCCCCTGGAAAAGCAAGCTCATCTTCTCACCCACCACAGAAAAGTCCGATTGCAGGAACTTTCTACAGGAGTCCAGGACCTGGTGAACCTCCATTTGTCAAG GTGGGCGATAAAGTGAAGAAAGGTCAGGTTATTTGCATTATTGAGGCTATGAAAATGATGAATGAAATTGAG GCTGATCAGTCAGGAACAATAACTGAGATATTGATTGAGGATGCCAAACCAATCAGTTTAGACACG CCTCTTTTTGTAATAGTTCCATGA
- the LOC137836949 gene encoding membrane-anchored ubiquitin-fold protein 2-like, which yields MAGSQDQLEIKFRLSDDSDIGPKSYAAATSIATLKESVLAQWPKDKDYGPRTVKDLKLISAGKILENNRTVGECQSPLCDLPGGVTTMHVVVQPPSVEKDKKVTSEAKQNKCVCVIL from the exons ATGGCTGGGAGCCAAGATCAGTTAGAGATCAAGTTTCGGTTGAGTGATGATTCGGATATTGGCCCTAAAAGTTATGCTGCTGCTACTAGTATTGCAACACTGAAAGAAAGTGTTCTTGCTCAATGGCCAAAAG ATAAGGACTATGGACCAAGAACTGTtaaagatttgaagttaattagTGCCGGAAAAATATTGGAGAACAACAGAACAGTGGGAGAATGTCAGAGTCCTTTGTGTGATCTGCCTGGTGGAGTTACAACAATGCATGTGGTTGTGCAACCACCTTCTGTGGAAAAAG ATAAGAAAGTAACAAGTGAAGCAAAGCAGAACAAATGTGTTTGTGTGATATTATAG